The Deinococcus sp. KNUC1210 nucleotide sequence TGAGCGGGCCGACACTGCCCGCGAACGAGAGGCGCTCAAGCTCGACCGCCAGGAAACCAAGCGCGAACGCGACGAGCTGAAACGCGAGATCGAGCGGGTCAACCGCAGGGCCGAGCAACTCGACGCACGCGGCGACCGCCTGAGCCATCAGGAAGAGCGGCTGGAGGCGCATGAGAAGTCGCTCGCCGAGCAGGAAGCCCATCTGGTCGAGCGGCAGCGCGGCGTGGAACTCAAGCTGTACGAGGTGGCTGCCCTGACGCCCGAGCAGGCCCGAGAACAGCTGCTGAGCAAGATCGACGCCGAGCTGGACGAGGAAAAAGCCATCCGGGTACGTTCGATGCAGGAGCGGGCAGGCACCGAGGCCAAGCGGCATGCCCGGCACATCATCGCCCAGGCCATTCAGCGCAGCGCTTCCGAGACCTCGGCGGCGCTGTCTGTGTCGGTGGTGCCCATTCCCAGCGACGCCATGAAGGGCCGCATCATCGGGCGCGAGGGGCGCAATATCCGCGCCTTCGAAAGCCTGACCGGTGTGGACCTGATCATTGACGACACGCCCGAAGCGGTGATCCTGAGCAGCTTCAACCCGGTCCGCCGCGAGGTGGCGCGGCATGTGCTCGAAGCGCTGGTGGCCGATGGGCGCATTCATCCGAGCCGCATCGAAGAGATGGTTCACCGCGCCCAGGACGATATGAAGACCTTCATCTACAGCCAGGGCGAGGAGGCCGCCAGCAGCAGCGGCGTGCTGGGCCTGAAGCCGGGACTGGTGCAGCTGCTGGGGCGCATGTACTTCCGCACCAGTTACGGTCAGAACGTGCTGAAGCACAGTGTGCAGGTGGCGCACCTGACCGGCATCATGGCCGCCGAACTGGGCCTGGACGTGAACATGGCCCGCCGCGCCGGACTGATGCACGACGTGGGCAAAAGCATCGACCGCGAGATCGAGGGCACGCACGTCGATATCGGGGTGTCGCTGGGTCGCCGCTTCGGAGAGCCGATGGAAGTGATCGACGCCATCGCGCACCACCACGACCCCGAGAATGGTGAGACGCTGTACAGCGTGCTGGTCGCCGCCGCCGACGCCATCTCGGCGGCCCGGCCCGGTGCGCGGCGCGAGGAACTGGAAAGCTACATCAAGCGGCTGGAAAATCTGGAACATATCGCCGTCAGCTTTCCCGGCGTGCAGACCGCCTACGCCGTGCAGGCCGGGCGCGAGGTGCGCGTGCTGGTGCAGCCCGAGAAGGTCAGCGACGCGCAGGCGACCCTGCTGGCCCGCGAGATCGCCAACCGCATCGAGCAGGATATGGAGTATCCCGGTCAGGTGCAGGTGACGGTGGTGCGCGAAAGCAGAGCAGTGGAAGTGGCAAAGTGAGGAAACAGAAGTAAGGAAATAAGGAAAAGAGCAGCACAGAAGAGGGCGGGGCATCCAGACTCGGATGCCCCGCCCTCTTCTGATCGGTGCCCGCTCTATTGCCGCGCCACCGTGCTGCTCGCCCCGTGCTGCCTCGACTGCTTCAGCTTGCGCTGGAGGCGACGTTCCTTGATCGCTTCCGACAGGAAGTAGCTGCCCACCACCAGAATGACTGCCAGCACCTGTGACACCAGCCCTTCCCAGGTGGGATAGACGCCCAGCCACAGGCTCGCCCACGACGGCAGTTCCAGACCCACGACGCCGTGAACGGGAAACCAGCCGACCAGTTGCAGCACATGAACGGTGTTGCCCACCATGACCGCCAGCACCGCGCAGATCATCATGCCCGTCCAGACCAGCAGCTTTTTCATGGGCAGTTTGGCCTGAAGCGCGAAGACCAGCACGCCCACGCCCACCACGGCAGCCAGTCCCAGGCCCGTGCCGCTGAGGACCGGAGCGCTGCCGGACTGCAGCGCCAGCGACTGCAGGAACAGTACCGTTTCAAAGCCCTCGCGGTAGATGCTGGTAAAGCCCAGCAGGGTCAGGCCGACCCACTGCCCGACGTTCTGGCCCATCAGACTGTGCTTGGTCTTCTGAAAGTCGGCCATGCGGTCGTTCCAGTACACCTGATGCACGAACCAGTTCATGATGATGAGCAGCACGGCAATCGCCAGCACGCTGATCACCGCTTCCAGCTTTTCCCCGAAGCGGGCGAACAGCGACAGCGTGCCGCTCATCACGAACCAGGTGACGGCGGTGGCGGCAAAGGCCAGCGCCGCGCCCCACCACATCGGGCGGCGCAGGTGGCGCACCTCCGGGCGGCGCAGACTGCCCATGAGGGCCGCCAGGATCAGCACCGCTTCCAGACCCTCGCGGAAGACGATCACGCCCGCGTTGGTCGCCACGGCGGCCGGGGCCTGCTCGGTGCCCAGCAGTTCACCCGTCTGGGCCAATTCCTGATCGAGCTGGGCGCGGCTGGCCTTTACCTGGGCAAGCGGCGCACGGTCGCGGATCAGGCGGGCGAGGCCGGCAGGGGAGTCCCCGTTCCAGAACAGGTTTTCGAGTCTCAGCTTCAGATCGGGGGCAAACACCGCGATGCGGGCTTCCGGGCCGCTTTCCAGCGTGGCGTAGGCGTCGAGCCGGGCGGTTTCGGCCTGTTCGTAGTTGCCTGCCCCCACTGCCGCCAGCATGTTGCCGAGCTGACTGCGGATCACGTCCAGATCGCCGCTGGCGTCGTGCTGTTTCCAGGCCGCCGGAAACTGCGCCTGAAGAGCGGTCAGCGCCTGGGTCACGTCGGTTTGCAGGGCGGCGGCGGTGGGAGGACGGCGGTGGGCCGCAGCCGCTTCGAGCTGTTCGCCCAGAGCGCCGAGCTGGGCCAGACTCTGCCGCACCGCCTCCTGATCTTTCAGCAGCGGGGCCAGATCGGAGTAGGCCGAAACCGTTCCCGCCAGAAAGGTCTTGGCCTCGACGATCTCGATGTCGCGTTTGACCGTCACCGCTCCGGCTGGCCCGTCCACGGCGCGGCTGTACTCCACCGGCACCAGATTCAGAAAGCGCAGCACCTGCCCGGCCCGCAGCCGCTGTTCACGCTCACTCAGCGGCGCGGCCCGGAACCCCTCCAGCGCCCGCTGCACATTCTTCAGGCTGCCCGGCAACTGCCGGAACTGCGCCTGGACCGCGCTCAGTTCGGCAGTCCCCCTGGCCTGCTGGAAGGCCGGAGCCAGCAGCGCGAAATAGCCGCTTGCCAGGGCCGACTGTTCGGCGGCGCGGGTGCGGTAGCCCCGGTTCTGGGCATCCTGAATGCCGTTCAGCGCGTCGTTCAGCCGTGACTGATAGCCGCCCTGTACATCGGCCTGCACGGCGGTCATGGCGTCGGCGGGCGTCAACTTTCCGGCGGCGAGCGCCTCGACAGCGGTGGTGGCGTCGGCATTCAGGCGGGTAAACCTGCTGGCCTGCTGGAACTCGCGGGTTGCCAGCCAGTCGCGGGCGTCGGCGGCGCGGCCCGCCTGCACACTCTGGGCCAGGGCCGAATACGCGCCGCCCAGCCACAGCGTCCACAGGTGCGCCTGAGCCGCCGCGTAGCCCGGTTCGTCACCGCGCTGGGCCGCCTGCACGGCTGTTGCAAAGTTCGCACGAAGCTGGGCGGCGGCTGCCGGAGCCGCGCTGCTCAGCGGCGTATCGAGGGCCTTCAGATACTCGGCCCTGGCCTGCTGTACCAGCGTCACCGCCTGCGCCGGATCGAAACTGACCTCGGTGGCAGCCTCGGCCAGCCGCGAACGCATGGCCTCGGCGGGCGTGGCGTAGTCGGCGGCGTGGGCAACCGCCAGCAGCGCCACGCCCAGCAACGCCAGCAGCCGACCACTGCGCGTGCTCATTCGCTGACCTTCACGCCCAGCAGGGCGGCAGCCTGGGTGATGCGCCCGGTGATGGCAGTGGCGCGGTTCTGGGCCTCGGCCTGGAGCGAGTCGGCCTGCTCGGGTGTGAAGTGGCGCCGCTTTTCCAGCGTCGCCAGCCGCAGCACGTAGCTGTTCAGCCCGCTCAGCCCCGCCCTGATCTGCGTGTCGAGCTGCGGATTTTTCGCCTTCACCTCTGCCGAGAGGCCCCGGTACATCGCCTCCCACGAGGCCACGTTGCCGCTCAGGTCGGAGAGCCGCGAGATCACCACGAAGTCGCGGCGGGTGGTGGCATTTCCCAGCACGAAGCGCGAGGTCTTCCAGTTCTCGAAGAAGACCGGGCCGACCGTGGGGACGTTGCCCAGCAGCGCTCCGAACACGTCGGCGCGGGTGGGCTGCCACGTGGCAGCGGCCTTCCGCAGCAGTCCGGTCTGACGGTTCAGCTCGGCGGCAGCGGCCTTCAGCACGTTGGCGTCGGGCAGACGATCTCCGAAGCCCAGCTTGCCGTCGCCGTCCACATCGAAGGCCACACCCGACGAGAACGACGTGACGGTGTTCCAGAGCGTGCCCTCGTTCACGCCGAACAGGTTGCCGGGCCGGGACAGCACGTGGCCGCTGGGCAGCTTCAGATCGTAGAGCGCCACCGCGTCGCCACCCTCGGCGGCGCTCGTTCCGGCGTCCAAAATCACGTCGTAGGCCGACAGGCTGTTGACCCCTGCCACGATGCCCTCGATTTCCTCGTAGACCGGGCTGGCTTTCGTCCAGCCGTCTCGCGCCTCCTTCAGGGCCGCCTGCACCGCCGCAGTGTTGGCGCTCAGCTTGCGGTAATCGAAGCCCGCGGCTCTGGCGAGCGCGTAATAGGCGTCTGCGCCGCGCACGAGCTGAGCAGTTCCGGCAGCCTGCACGGTCAGCCGCTGCGTCAGATACGTCTGGACCGTTTTCAGCGTGGCGGGCACCTCGGCGGCCTGCACGCCAGAGCAGGCGCTCAGCAGCGCCCAGACAGTCAGTGCAGTGGCCGCTGGACAGCCTGCGGGCAGCCGTCCTCCCGAAACCTGCTGTGCGTCTGGGCCGACCCGCCGAGCAACCACCGTCTTCGTTCCTTGCATTCAGAGTCCTCCGATATATCCGACTGGTTTAGTCTGGATTGCTGGACCCATCTTGCCTCGCTGATCCGGGCGGCGTCAACCGCTTCAGCCCTCGGTGTCTGCTGTGAGCGGGGCCGATGCCCGCTGTGACTGCAAATACAGCTCCAGAATCTGCACTGCTGCGGCCTCGTCGAGGTCTGCGGCACCCAGCGCCCGCGCCCGCTTGGTGGTAAAGCGCTCGTCCTGGTACACGATGTCCAGCCCGGCGGTCTTCAGCTCGCGCCCGAAGGAACGCACCCGGTCGGCCGTGGGGCTGGGCTTGCCGTCGATGCTGAGCGGCAGGCCGATGACCACCCGCACCGCGCCCTCGGCCTTCACCTTGGCCAGGACCTGCCGCACGTCCCAGATCAGGCGTTTGCGGTCGAAACTGCCGCGCCCGAAGGCCAGGGCACCCCGGCTGGCCGCGAAGCCGATGCGGGTCTTGCTGACATCCAGCGCCAGCAGCACCGGCAGGGAAGACGCAGCGGCCGCTTCAGTCATCAGCGGCTCGCCTCCGCCGCTCTCAGAAAGATGGCCGCCGCTTCCCGCACCTGCTCGGCGGTGGTCGCCGCCCCGAAGCTGAACCGGATGCTGGCGCGGGCATCTGCCGCACTCAGGCCCAGCGCCGTCAGCACGTGGCTCGGCTGCATGGTTCCGGCGCTGCACGCGCTTCCGGCACTGGCCGCCACGCCCATCAGATCGAGGTTCATCAGCAGCGCTTCCCCGTCGGCCCCCGCCACCGTGAACGACGCCACCTTGGGGCTGCCCGCCGGGGTGTGGTTGGCCTGAAGTCCGGGCACGTTCAGCAGGTCGGTCAGGGTGTGTTGCAGCAGGCGCAGGTGGGCGAAGGTGGCGGGCCGTTCGCGTTCGGCTTCCTCCAGTGCGGCTCCCGCTGCCGCGATGCCGGGAGCGTTCTGCGTGCCCGCCCGCAGTCCCCGTTCCTGCCCGCCGCCCATCAGCAGCGGCGGCACATCCAGCCCCCGGCGCAGATACAGAAAGCCCACGCCCAGCGGGCCGCCCCATTTGTGGGCGCTGAAACTGGCCGCATCCACGTTCCAGTCGTGCAGGGTCACGGGCAGCACGCCCGGCGACTGCACCGCGTCGGTATGAAACAGTGCGCCGCCCGCATGCGCGACCTCGGCCAGTGCCGCCACGTCCTGCACCACGCCGATTTCGTTGTTGGCATGGTGGATGCTGACCAGAAACGTGTTCGGAACGCATCGCCGCTTTCAGCGCGTCGGGGCTGATCATGCCGCCGGGGCCGGGCGGCAGAAACGTCACGTCCACGCCCTGCGTCGCCAGCCAGCGGGCCGGAGCCAGCACCGCCGAATGTTCCAGCGCACTGGTCACCAGGTGGCCCCGGTAGTGCTGCGCCGCGCCCAGGCCCAGCAGGATGGTGTTATCGGCCTCGGTGCCGCCGCCCATCGCCAGCAGTTCCAGCGGACTGGCTCCCAGGGCACGCGCCACCTTGGCCCGCCCGTCTTCCAGCGCCTGGCGCATCTGCTGTCCCGCCTGGTGAATGCTGGCGGGGTTGCCCGGTTCTCTGCTCAGCTCCAGATACACCGCCGCTGCCGAGGCCCGGAGCGGATGTGTGGCGGCGTAGTCGAGATAGATGTCGCCGTGCGGCCCGGTCATCGGAACCCTGCCATCAGGGAGCCGGGAAGCTGGTGAGTTCCTGCCCGTTCACACGCACCACGAACGTGGCGTCACCGCGCACCTGAATGCTCTCCTGCTGGGCGGTGGCCCCGGCGACCGTGCTGCTGGGTGTGCCCGAGAGGACCGTGCGTTCTCCGTCGGCGTCGCGCACGATGATATCGACCGTGCCGTCTGGCAGGTTGCTGGGGAAGGTGTAATTCAGGGCGACGGTGCGGGTCGGGGTGGTATCGGCAGGGGTGGGCGTGACCGGTGTGGGCGTCACGGGGGTGGTGTCGGGCGTGGTGGGCGTCGGGGTGACGGGGGTGGTATCGGGCGTGGTCGGCGTGGGCGGAACAGTGGTGTCCGGGGTGGTGGTGGTATCGGGCGTGGTGGTAGCTGGGGTGGTCGTGTCAGGCGTGGTGGGCGTCGGCGTGACCGGCGTGGGTGTGACGGGTGTGGGTGTCGGCTGGACGGGCGCGACATACACCGGGGGCGGCAACGGCAGTGCGCCGGTGCTCTGGCTGGGGCCGGTAAAGGGAATGGTGGCGATGGTCAGCGTGACCGGCGACCCCACATCCACCTTGACGTAGGGGGCAGGCTGCTGGGCCAGCACGGTGTTCTGCCGGGCGTCGCTGTTCTGACGCGTGATGGTATGAACCACCAGCCCGGCGCGGCGGGCCAGATCGCGGGCATCCTCGAAGCTCAGGCCGGTCAACGGGGGCAGCCAGGTCAGCTTGCTCTTCACGCCGCCCGACACCATCAGCGTCACCTTGTCGCCGCGCTGGGCGGTCGCCCCGGCTTCCGGCAGCTGTGCGATGACCCGGCCTTTGGGGGTGTTGGTAAAGGTACCGTCCACCGTGATGATCTGCCCACGCGTCAGGCGGTTTTCGGCCAGCAGCGTCGCCACCTGATTGAGATTCAGGTCGTCGAGTTTGGGCACCGTCAGCGGCGGGGGGTTGTTGACGGTCAGGGTGATCTGACGTCCGACCGGCAGATTGGTTCCGGCGGGCGGGTCCTGTGCCAGCACGTTGCCCACGGCCATTCCCACGCCCTCGCCGTCGGTGTACGCGACCCGGAAGCCCTCGTCGGTCAGCTTGCGAGCGGCGTTCTCGGCGGGCTGTCCCATCACGCTCATCACATCGCGGATCGGGGGATTGAGATAGATGCGGGCTGCCTGTGCGCCCAGATAGCCCGCGCCCCCCAGAAACAGCAGCCCCGGCAGCACTGCCCACACACTCAGTGCCGGACGCCTGCGCCGCAGCTTGCCCCGGCCCAGTGGCGTCAGCAGGCCGGTATTCAGCGCGGCGGCCTCTTCCGGAGTGCGGGCGGCAGGCGCGACAAAGGCGAGCTGCGGTTCTCCGTAATCCGGAAAGACGATCTCGGCGTCGCTGAGCGCAAAGCCCTGTTCGGCCAGCCCGGTGCCCAGATCGCGCAGCGCCTGCACTTCCACCTCGCCGCGCACCGGCAGCGCCAGAAATTCGGCCAGTGTACGGCCTTCCAGTGGTTTCCAGACGGTGTAGTAGGCACCGGGCCGCGCCACCACATCGATCAACCCGGCGGGTGCCAGCGCTTTCAGGCCGCTGCGGTAGCGGTGAAACGAGCTGCGCTGCGCCGACGTACCGACCTCGAACCATTCGAGGCGCAGGCGCTGGCTGCCCGGCTGTCCCGCCTCGTGCACGCTGTAGCGCCGCACGTGGCCTTCGCTGCTCAGCTCAGACAGGACTTCATACTTGTTGTCGATTCTGTCTGCCGCGCCGTTCATCCGTCCCAGAGTATAGCGGGACGAGGTGATATCGGCTTGAGCGGGCTGCCCCCGGCCTCCTGCCGGGCCTGCTTCAGAGTCGTTCATTCAGCCGTTCCAGCCCGTCCAGTCCGACCCGCGCCAGGGCTGCCGACACGCGTTCACCGCTGACCGGATGTTGCCAGTGCGGGGCGATGTCGTTCAGCGGAGCCAGCACGAAGCCGCGCTCAAAGGCGCGTGGATGTGGCAGCGTCAGATGTGGGGTGTTCAGCACCCGGTCGGCGTATCCGATCAGGTCGAGGTCGAGAACGCGTGGCCCCCAGCGTTCCAGCCGCACCCGCCCACTGCTTTGCTCGGTGCCGAGCAGCGCGTCCATCAGCGCCTCTGCTGCTAAATCTGTTCGCAGACTCAGGGCGGCATTCAGATAGTCTGGCTGCCCCGGCGGGCCGCCCACCGCCCGCGTGCGGTAGAGCCAGGACGTCGCCGTCACGTTTCCGAACTGTTCCAGCGCTGTGCGGGCCGCCCGCAGCGCCGCCAGCGGGTCGCCCAGGTTGGCCCCCAGCGCGATCAGCGCGGCTTCGCCGCTAGTCATGCCGCTGGAGGCTCAGTTCGGCGTACACGTCGCGCAGCACGCCGGGCAGCGGGGCGTGCGGCTTGTGGACGCGCACCGTCACGCTCTCCAGCAGCGGCTGTTCGCGCAGCAGGCGGCGGGCGATATTGGCGGTCAGCACCTCGATCAGCTGCACCCGCGTCCGGGTGGTTTCCTGCTCTACGGCGGCGTAGATCTCCTCGTAGTTCACGGCCCGGTCGAGTTCGTCAGGAATGGCGGCAAAGGGCCAGAACAGCTCTACATCCACCACAAAGCGTGCCCCGAAGCGGGCCTCCTCGTCATAGACCCCGTGGCGTGCGTGAAACTCCATTCCTGACAGAACCACTCTGCTGCTCATGGCAGAAGTGTAGAGCGCTGGCCCGGATCACTCCAAGCCGGGCGATTCCAGCAGCGCCGCCTGTACCCGCAGCGCCTGCATCGTCGCCGGAACGTTGTGGACGCGCACCATCGCCGCCCCGCGCCGAGCGGCGTCCAGATGCACCGCCAGACTGCCTGCGTCGCGTCCGGACGCGTCCTTTACGCCCGACAGCGTGCCGATGAACTTCTTGCGGCTGGCTCCCACCAGCACGCCCGGCGACCCGGCGGTCAGGTCGTCCAGCGCCCGCAGCAGCGCCAGATTGTGTGTCAGCGTTTTACCGAAGCCGATTCCCGGATCGAGCAGCACCCCCGGCACGCCTGCTGCCTGCGCCGCCTGCGCCCGCTGCCGCAGAAAGCCGAAGACCTCGCCCACCACGTCGGTGTAGTGCGGCTGCACCTGCATGCTGCGCGGCTCGCCCTGCATGTGCATGATGCAGGCGGCAGCCCCGGCCTGGGCACACACCTGCTGCATCTCTGGCCCCAGCCCCGACACGTCGTTGACGAGATGCACTCCCGCTGCCAGCGCGGCCTGTGCCACCTCCGGCTTCAGGGTGTCGATGCTCAGGACGGCGTTCCAGTCCTTCAGTGCCCGGATGATCGGCAGGACCCGGTCCAGCTCGGTGTCGGTGCTCACCGGGTCGGCACCGGGGCGGGTACTCTCGCCGCCGATGTCCAGCACCAGGGCGCCCGCCTCCAGCATGGCGCTCGCCTGGGTCAGGGCCGCTTCCAGCGTGGCATGCTGCCCCCCGTCCGAGAAGCTGTCGGGCGTGGCGTTCAGGATGCCCATGACCCCGCAGCCGCGCCAGGACAGCCGCCAGCCCTCCGGCGTGCGCTCTGCTCCCGGCACTGCCCGCCGGAAGATCAGGGCGTGCTCGCTTCTGGGCGGCATCACTCGCTTTTCTTTTCGTCCAGCCGGAAGCTGACCAGCACGCGCCGCTGATCGTCCGGATAGGCGTCCACGAAGGCCGGAACCTTGCGCCCGCTGCGAAACGGCACGTAGCTGCGCCCGCCATGCTCGAAGCCGGTATCGAGCGCCACCACGACCGGGTGATCTTCGGGAATGCGCGTGTCTCGGCTCAGCGAGTACTTCACGTCTCTGGTCTCGGCGCTGGAGCGCACCACCACCGGACGCTGTGCCCCACTGCGAACCTCTTTCTGCCGCAGAGACGGCGACTCGCTCAGGCCCAGGGCCGACGACTTGACGCCCAGCCGAGAGCAGATGGCGAACAGTATCGGTCCGGCGGCTGCCGACGCCAGGGCATACATGGCGCTGCTGACACTCACGTCGGCGAGGCGGCTCAGGGCATGCATCGCCCGCCCGCTGGGGCCATAGCGCCGCAGGACTTCGTTCAGCAGTTCGTCGGGCAGCAGGATGGCCGCCGCGCCCACATTGCACAGCGTTTCAATCGCGTCTTCCAGAAACTGGCCCTCGAAGCGGTCGTGCAGTTCGCTCAGCAGATCGTCGTCGCCCAGCAGCAGCGCGTGGCTGACCTCGTGCGCCAGGGTGAAACGTTGCCGCTGTGGACTGGCCCGGCGGCTGATCAGGATGACGCCGTGTTCCGGGTCGTAGGCCCCGTCGCGTTCTCCCAGATCGGTGTACACCAGCTTGGCCTTCAGCCCAGTTGCCAGACTGTCGGTGTCGCGGCCCGGCAGCGCCTGGGCGTACTCGCGGGCGATCTGCTGCATACGCTCCCGCTGAGCAGCACTCAGGCGGCGCTCGGCGGCGGGAGTTTCTGGCGGGCTGGACTGGTTCGCGTCGCCGGAAGGGGGCGTGGTCACGTCTCTATTCTGACAGCTCTTTCCTGTTTCCCGCTGAACTCTTCCGGTTCCGAACAATCTCCTAACTCGCGGCTCACCGTTCAGGGAACCGTGCCGACCGACGGAAAGAAGAAGCAGGAGACGGCCTCTCTTACTCCGAGAGCAGGCGGGCCACCAGCGCCACGTAATCACTCTGGGCCTGCTCCTGAGATGTGCCGCGCAGCTCGGCCCAGGCGTCGTATTTGGCATTGCCCGCGAAGTCGAAACCTCCGGGCCGCTCGGTGGTCACGTCGCCTGAGCTGCCCTGCTTGTACAGCGCATACAGCCGCAGCAGGACGGCGCTGCTGGGCCGCTTGGGAAGCGTCTTGACCGTCTGCTGTGACTGCTCGAACGCGGTCTGAAGGTCGGGATTCACCGGCACAGTGTAAACGCTGCGGGCGGTTTTGCCACGGCTGGCTGTTTCTGCTGTCTTCAGGTCGGCAGGCATTCCAAAGCGGATGGTTGGTGGGGCATACAATACGGGCGTGATTGGAAAAACATATACGACCCTGCTCGGCGGGCGGGAACTGACGCTGGAGACCGGCAAGCTCGCCAAACTGGTCAGCGGCTCGGTCACGCTGCGCTACGGCGACACGCTGCTCCTGGTGACGGCTCAGGCACGCGACGACCTCTCGACGCTCGATTTCCTGCCGCTGACGGTGGAATTCGAGGAGCGCCACTACGCGGTGGGCAAAATCCCCGGCAGCTTTCCCAGGCGCGAAGGCCGCCCCGGAGAGAAGGCCATTCTGAGTGCGCGGATCACCGACCGCCAGATCAGGCCGCTGTTTCCCAAGGGCTATCGCCAGGAAACCCAGGTCATCATTACAGTGCTGTCGGCAGACGGGCAGAACCTTCCC carries:
- a CDS encoding ImmA/IrrE family metallo-endopeptidase, yielding MTTPPSGDANQSSPPETPAAERRLSAAQRERMQQIAREYAQALPGRDTDSLATGLKAKLVYTDLGERDGAYDPEHGVILISRRASPQRQRFTLAHEVSHALLLGDDDLLSELHDRFEGQFLEDAIETLCNVGAAAILLPDELLNEVLRRYGPSGRAMHALSRLADVSVSSAMYALASAAAGPILFAICSRLGVKSSALGLSESPSLRQKEVRSGAQRPVVVRSSAETRDVKYSLSRDTRIPEDHPVVVALDTGFEHGGRSYVPFRSGRKVPAFVDAYPDDQRRVLVSFRLDEKKSE
- a CDS encoding acyl-CoA-binding protein, which codes for MNPDLQTAFEQSQQTVKTLPKRPSSAVLLRLYALYKQGSSGDVTTERPGGFDFAGNAKYDAWAELRGTSQEQAQSDYVALVARLLSE